The following are encoded in a window of Brevibacillus sp. DP1.3A genomic DNA:
- a CDS encoding MarR family winged helix-turn-helix transcriptional regulator: protein MSNMSRASKLEELDRVFVEIARFFINNWLEEESISPKQFILLRVLHQKGRSTVSELATILKLSNSATTIALNRLVKAGFIDRVRDEQDRRVVWVALSQQAVPTLEGLLCHRRALVGKLLENLSDDELEQFTYFLRKMQQCI, encoded by the coding sequence GTGAGCAATATGTCCCGTGCCAGTAAACTTGAGGAACTGGATCGAGTATTTGTCGAGATTGCTCGTTTCTTTATTAACAATTGGCTAGAGGAAGAGTCAATCAGTCCGAAGCAGTTTATCTTGCTGCGTGTGCTACATCAAAAAGGACGAAGCACAGTTTCTGAGCTGGCGACTATTTTGAAGTTATCCAATAGTGCCACCACAATCGCACTCAATCGGTTGGTCAAGGCTGGTTTTATTGACCGGGTTCGAGATGAACAGGATCGACGTGTCGTGTGGGTCGCTTTGTCACAACAAGCCGTTCCGACTCTGGAAGGACTTTTGTGTCACAGGAGAGCACTAGTAGGAAAGCTGCTGGAGAATCTGTCTGACGACGAGTTAGAGCAGTTTACGTATTTTCTCAGGAAAATGCAGCAGTGCATATAG
- the lepB gene encoding signal peptidase I has product MEQTNPTPKWKAELLDWLKSFVLIGGLTAFIYVFVMAPYVVQGRSMESTLHDRERVIVNKAVYYLKEPQPGDIVIIHPDATGDNWIKRVVAVAGDTVEAKNDQVYVNGQPLSEEYLVENKLKASSSGVTLTEDFDPVKIPEGSVFVMGDNRNNSMDSRVIGPVQLDHVVGRAEVVYWPLSQVRLPR; this is encoded by the coding sequence ATGGAACAAACCAACCCTACACCAAAATGGAAAGCGGAATTGCTCGATTGGTTAAAATCGTTTGTCTTGATTGGCGGATTGACTGCCTTTATCTACGTATTTGTCATGGCTCCCTACGTTGTCCAAGGGCGTTCGATGGAAAGTACGTTGCATGACCGCGAGCGCGTCATCGTAAACAAAGCGGTTTACTATCTCAAAGAACCGCAGCCTGGCGATATCGTCATCATTCATCCAGATGCAACTGGCGACAACTGGATCAAGCGCGTGGTCGCAGTAGCAGGTGACACCGTTGAAGCCAAAAATGATCAAGTGTATGTCAATGGTCAACCGCTCAGCGAAGAGTATTTGGTCGAAAACAAGCTAAAAGCTTCTTCGTCAGGTGTGACGTTAACCGAAGATTTTGACCCTGTGAAAATTCCTGAGGGCAGTGTGTTTGTTATGGGGGACAATCGCAACAACAGTATGGACAGCCGCGTCATTGGCCCTGTTCAACTGGATCATGTAGTTGGACGTGCAGAGGTCGTATACTGGCCGCTGTCCCAGGTTCGCCTCCCACGTTAA
- a CDS encoding aminopeptidase: MRDSRLDQLAHNLVNYSVRVQPGENILINAKGDTPDLVQALVREIYKAGGSPYVQLINPAVSREIAMNCNEEQLKTMAQHEVELMEKMQGYIGIRAANNINEMADVPSDKLSIYSRLYELPVMNVRVPKTKWVVLRYPNPSMAQLANMSTAAFEDFYFQVCNLDYAKMDKAMDSLVDLMNRTDKVRLVGPETDLSFSIKDIPAVKCAGLRNIPDGEVYTAPVKDSVNGVITHNAPTPYHGFTFENVRLTFKDGKIVEATANDTERLNQILDTDEGARFVGEFAIGVNPYIRNPMKDILFDEKIDGSFHFTPGQCYDEAYNGNKSSVHWDMVSIQRPDWGGGEIWFDDVLIRKDGRFVIAELECLNPENLKG, from the coding sequence ATGAGAGACTCACGATTAGATCAATTAGCGCACAATCTGGTTAACTATTCTGTACGAGTACAGCCAGGGGAAAACATTTTGATCAACGCGAAAGGGGACACACCGGATTTGGTGCAAGCCCTCGTGCGTGAGATTTACAAAGCAGGCGGCAGTCCTTATGTTCAATTGATTAATCCCGCCGTCAGCCGAGAAATCGCAATGAATTGCAATGAAGAGCAGTTGAAGACCATGGCTCAACATGAAGTTGAACTCATGGAGAAAATGCAAGGTTACATCGGGATTCGTGCAGCGAACAACATCAATGAAATGGCTGATGTTCCAAGTGACAAGCTGAGCATCTATTCTCGCTTGTATGAGCTGCCGGTGATGAACGTGCGCGTGCCTAAAACGAAGTGGGTTGTTCTTCGTTACCCGAATCCTTCCATGGCACAGCTTGCGAATATGTCTACAGCAGCTTTTGAAGATTTTTACTTCCAAGTATGTAACCTGGATTACGCGAAAATGGACAAAGCAATGGATAGTCTGGTTGACTTGATGAATCGCACAGACAAGGTACGCTTGGTAGGACCTGAAACGGATCTCAGCTTCTCAATCAAGGACATTCCTGCTGTGAAATGTGCTGGCCTGCGCAATATTCCAGATGGTGAAGTGTATACAGCACCTGTGAAGGATTCCGTAAATGGCGTTATCACTCATAATGCGCCAACACCATACCACGGCTTCACTTTCGAAAATGTTCGCTTGACCTTCAAGGACGGTAAAATTGTGGAAGCAACAGCGAACGATACCGAACGCTTGAATCAAATTTTGGATACGGACGAGGGAGCGCGCTTCGTTGGGGAATTCGCTATCGGTGTGAATCCTTACATTCGCAACCCGATGAAAGATATCTTGTTTGACGAAAAAATAGACGGAAGCTTCCACTTCACGCCTGGTCAATGCTATGACGAAGCATACAATGGCAACAAATCGTCTGTGCACTGGGACATGGTTTCCATCCAGCGTCCGGATTGGGGTGGAGGAGAAATCTGGTTTGATGACGTCCTGATTCGCAAAGATGGTCGTTTTGTCATTGCAGAACTTGAATGTTTGAATCCAGAAAACTTGAAAGGGTAA
- a CDS encoding DUF4025 domain-containing protein, whose translation MAGYEKDQARSRARELGTEDAGGAVYYQEADEYTAGLATTQELVSDMYKMGTIEDREQTV comes from the coding sequence ATGGCAGGTTATGAAAAAGATCAGGCTCGATCCAGGGCGAGAGAGTTGGGCACTGAGGATGCAGGTGGAGCCGTCTACTATCAAGAGGCAGACGAATATACGGCTGGTCTAGCTACAACGCAAGAGTTGGTCAGTGACATGTACAAGATGGGAACCATTGAGGACAGGGAACAGACCGTGTAA